A single region of the Metarhizium brunneum chromosome 6, complete sequence genome encodes:
- the JID1_1 gene encoding J domain-containing protein 1 produces the protein MFTARTFHRASHIYHGSRSSNTRRRHSLSSLRQPGLPEWPASSAPTPHEILGVAPGAPYSKDRFNQLVKMYHPDMSGADARVRHLPQSVRLERYRLIVAAHNLLSDPSYRRLYESHRQGWVYPGPFTGRQGDNRHGFSSKDGTAQSSPSPMRQRPIYASNATVAILLVAFGMLGAALQFKRLAASRRDIRRLELVLQEAIQEEIQAWASVLQGQTKDDRILAFLARRHGVPHQLQSWAASHGKQ, from the coding sequence ATGTTCACCGCCAGGACATTCCACAGAGCCTCGCACATATACCATGGCTCGAGGAGCTCCAACACCAGACGACGACATTCGCTGTCCTCCCTACGGCAGCCAGGGCTGCCCGAGTGGCCGGCCAGCTCTGCTCCTACACCCCATGAGATCCTGGGGGTTGCTCCTGGCGCCCCGTACTCCAAGGACAGGTTCAACCAGCTTGTGAAGATGTACCACCCCGACATGTCGGGTGCGGACGCGCGAGTCCGTCATCTCCCGCAGTCGGTTCGCCTGGAGCGATACCGGCTCATCGTCGCAGCGCACAATCTGCTCAGCGATCCGTCCTACCGGCGGTTATACGAGTCGCACCGTCAGGGCTGGGTGTATCCTGGGCCGTTCACTGGCCGCCAAGGCGACAATCGCCACGGTTTTTCTTCAAAAGACGGCACCGCGCAGAGCTCGCCGAGTCCGATGCGTCAACGGCCCATATATGCTTCGAATGCGACCGTGGCGATACTCCTGGTTGCGTTCGGCATGTTGGGGGCGGCCCTGCAGTTCAAACGACTGGCTGCAAGTAGACGCGACATCAGGAGGCTTGAGCTGGTGCTGCAGGAGGCCATTCAGGAGGAAATTCAGGCCTGGGCATCGGTATTGCAGGGACAGACAAAGGACGACCGTATTCTTGCGTTTCTGGCCAGACGGCATGGCGTGCCTCATCAGCTGCAGAGCTGGGCGGcatctcatgggaagcagTAA